In the genome of Pseudomonas putida, one region contains:
- the sbcB gene encoding exodeoxyribonuclease I, producing MSSSIFWHDYETTGINPRCDRPLQVAGVRTDLELNEIEAPISLYCRPSDDILPHPAACLVTGITPGQLARDGLCEAEFMTRVHAQLARPGTCGAGYNTLRFDDEVTRYSLYRNFFDPYAREWQGGNSRWDLIDVVRTAYALRPEGIVWPQQDGRTSLRLELLSKANGIDHGHAHEALSDVRATIALARLIRQKQPKLYDWLFQLRSKHKVMEQIRLLQPLVHVSGRFSAERNYLGVVLPLAWHPRNRNALIVCDLHLDTLPLLQETTETLRQRLYTRRDELPDGQLPVPLKLVHINRCPVVAPLSVLRPVDQQRLGLDMSQLQRRGEQLAEQQSVWQEKLEGIYSSDEFAPSEDPEQQLYDGFLGDRDRRLCEQVRTLEPAQLGQGHWMFDDPRMSELLFRYRARNFAETLNAEERQRWFSFCQQRLSDPRLGAPNTLGDFEQACQSALATADAAGRGVLEAWQAHVQRLKTQYQR from the coding sequence GTGAGCTCCAGCATCTTCTGGCACGACTACGAAACCACCGGCATCAATCCACGCTGCGACCGCCCGCTGCAGGTCGCAGGCGTGCGCACAGACCTTGAACTCAACGAGATCGAGGCGCCCATCAGCCTTTATTGCCGCCCCAGCGACGATATCCTGCCGCATCCTGCCGCCTGTCTGGTCACCGGTATCACACCTGGGCAACTGGCTCGCGATGGCCTGTGCGAAGCTGAATTCATGACCCGGGTCCACGCACAACTGGCCCGTCCCGGCACCTGTGGTGCGGGCTACAACACCCTGCGCTTCGATGACGAAGTCACTCGCTACAGCCTCTATCGCAATTTTTTCGACCCCTACGCCCGTGAATGGCAGGGGGGCAACAGCCGCTGGGACCTGATCGACGTGGTGCGCACCGCCTATGCCTTGCGCCCGGAGGGCATCGTCTGGCCGCAGCAGGATGGCCGCACCAGTCTGCGCCTGGAACTGCTGAGCAAGGCCAACGGCATCGACCATGGCCACGCCCACGAGGCGCTTTCCGACGTACGGGCCACGATCGCCCTGGCTCGCCTGATTCGCCAGAAACAACCCAAGTTATATGACTGGTTGTTCCAGTTGCGCAGCAAGCACAAGGTAATGGAGCAGATTCGTCTTTTGCAGCCGCTGGTACATGTATCCGGCCGTTTCTCTGCAGAGCGTAATTATCTGGGTGTGGTATTGCCATTGGCCTGGCACCCGCGTAATCGGAATGCGCTGATTGTGTGCGACCTGCACCTGGATACCTTGCCGCTATTGCAAGAGACCACAGAAACATTGCGACAACGTTTGTATACCCGGCGTGACGAATTACCTGATGGACAATTGCCCGTTCCGCTGAAGTTGGTGCACATCAATCGTTGCCCGGTCGTGGCGCCCTTGTCGGTATTGCGCCCTGTCGATCAGCAGCGGCTGGGTCTGGATATGTCGCAGTTGCAACGCCGTGGGGAACAATTGGCCGAGCAACAGTCTGTTTGGCAGGAAAAGCTCGAGGGTATTTACAGCAGTGATGAGTTCGCGCCCAGCGAGGATCCTGAACAACAGTTGTATGACGGTTTTCTGGGGGACCGGGATCGTCGGCTGTGCGAACAGGTACGCACCCTCGAACCTGCGCAATTGGGGCAGGGGCACTGGATGTTCGACGACCCCAGAATGTCGGAGCTTTTATTCCGTTACCGGGCAAGAAACTTCGCCGAGACCTTGAATGCCGAGGAGCGGCAACGCTGGTTCTCGTTCTGCCAGCAACGGTTGAGTGACCCGCGGCTGGGTGCGCCCAACACGCTGGGTGATTTCGAGCAGGCTTGCCAGAGCGCCCTGGCGACGGCGGACGCTGCTGGAAGAGGTGTATTGGAGGCCTGGCAGGCCCATGTCCAGCGGTTGAAAACGCAGTATCAACGCTAG
- the mvaT gene encoding histone-like nucleoid-structuring protein MvaT, whose product MSLINEYRATEEAIKELQARLANLSQDDKLKKELEFEGKLRALMGEYSKSLRDVIALLDPESKLSKAPRGATKTTGTKRARKVKQYKNPHNGEVIETKGGNHKTLKEWKAKWGGDVVEGWATLLD is encoded by the coding sequence ATGTCCCTGATCAACGAATACCGCGCTACCGAAGAAGCCATCAAAGAACTTCAGGCCCGCCTGGCCAACCTGTCCCAAGATGACAAACTGAAGAAGGAACTGGAGTTCGAAGGCAAACTGCGCGCTCTGATGGGCGAATACTCCAAATCCCTGCGTGACGTGATCGCCCTGCTGGATCCAGAATCCAAACTGAGCAAAGCACCACGCGGTGCGACCAAGACCACTGGCACCAAGCGTGCTCGCAAGGTCAAGCAATACAAGAATCCGCACAATGGCGAAGTGATCGAAACCAAAGGCGGCAACCACAAAACCCTGAAAGAATGGAAAGCCAAATGGGGTGGCGACGTGGTTGAAGGTTGGGCAACCCTGCTGGACTGA
- the purU gene encoding formyltetrahydrofolate deformylase, which translates to MRTYRLVIACPDRVGIVAKVSNFLALYNGWINEASHHSDEQSGWFFMRHEIRAESLPFGIEAFREAFAPIAEEFSMTWRITDSAQKKRVVLMASRESHCLADLLHRWHTDELDCDIPCVISNHNDLRSMVEWHGIPFFHVPVDPKDKQPAFAEVSRLVQEHGADVVVLARYMQILPPQLCQEYAEKVINIHHSFLPSFVGAKPYHQAALRGVKLIGATCHYVTEELDAGPIIEQDVVRVTHADSIEDMVRFGRDVEKMVLARGLRYHLEDRVLVHGNKTVVFD; encoded by the coding sequence ATGCGCACCTATCGACTGGTGATTGCCTGCCCCGACCGTGTCGGCATCGTGGCAAAAGTCAGTAATTTCCTGGCCCTGTACAACGGCTGGATCAACGAAGCCAGCCACCACTCCGATGAGCAGAGCGGTTGGTTCTTCATGCGCCATGAGATCCGCGCCGAATCCCTGCCATTTGGTATCGAAGCGTTCCGCGAGGCGTTCGCGCCGATCGCCGAAGAGTTCTCCATGACCTGGCGGATCACCGACTCGGCCCAGAAGAAACGTGTGGTGCTGATGGCCAGCCGCGAATCCCACTGCCTGGCCGACCTGCTGCACCGCTGGCACACCGACGAGCTCGATTGCGACATCCCCTGCGTCATCTCCAACCACAACGACCTGCGCAGCATGGTCGAGTGGCACGGCATCCCGTTCTTCCATGTACCGGTCGATCCGAAGGACAAGCAACCGGCCTTTGCCGAGGTCTCGCGTTTGGTTCAGGAACACGGAGCCGACGTGGTGGTGCTGGCGCGGTACATGCAGATCCTGCCGCCGCAGCTGTGCCAGGAATACGCCGAGAAGGTCATCAACATCCACCACAGCTTCTTGCCTTCGTTCGTCGGTGCCAAGCCCTACCACCAGGCGGCGTTGCGCGGCGTGAAGCTGATCGGCGCGACCTGCCACTATGTCACCGAAGAGCTGGACGCCGGTCCGATCATCGAACAGGACGTGGTGCGTGTCACCCACGCCGACAGCATCGAAGACATGGTGCGTTTCGGTCGTGACGTGGAGAAGATGGTCCTGGCCCGCGGCCTGCGCTATCACTTGGAAGATCGCGTCCTGGTGCATGGCAACAAGACCGTGGTGTTCGACTAA
- a CDS encoding iron-sulfur-binding ferredoxin reductase yields MPELRVGEQRWTVPVASNLLDALNEAGYAVPYSCRAGSCHACLVHCLEGQPEDAMPEALDRERREQGWRLACQCQVSGDLRVAVFDPLSDGLPARVRELDWFGDVLRLRLEPERPLRYQAGQHLVLWLQGVARPYSLASLPGEDAFLEFHLDCRLSGTFCGKARQLAVGDELRLGELRGAALHYDADWQERPLWLLAAGTGLGPLWGILREALRQGHQGAIKVLHVARDDEGHYLAEGLQALASRYPQVKVQQVVADRVEEALAGLRPASRQTVALLCGAPGSVERFARWLFIAGVPRNQVFADVFTEHA; encoded by the coding sequence ATGCCCGAACTTCGCGTCGGTGAGCAGCGCTGGACCGTGCCGGTCGCCAGCAACCTGCTCGACGCCCTCAACGAGGCCGGCTATGCCGTGCCCTACAGCTGCCGCGCCGGCAGCTGCCACGCTTGCCTGGTGCATTGCCTGGAAGGGCAACCCGAGGATGCCATGCCCGAGGCGTTGGACCGCGAGCGACGCGAGCAGGGCTGGCGTCTGGCTTGCCAGTGTCAGGTGAGCGGCGATCTGCGGGTTGCGGTCTTCGATCCGTTGAGCGATGGCCTGCCCGCGCGGGTCCGCGAGCTGGACTGGTTCGGTGATGTGTTGCGCTTGCGTCTTGAGCCCGAGCGGCCTCTGCGCTATCAGGCAGGCCAGCATCTGGTGCTGTGGCTGCAGGGGGTCGCACGGCCTTATTCGCTGGCCAGCCTGCCAGGCGAGGACGCGTTTCTGGAATTTCACCTGGACTGCCGCCTGTCGGGCACCTTTTGCGGCAAGGCCAGGCAGCTGGCCGTTGGGGATGAGCTGCGCTTGGGCGAGCTCAGGGGCGCAGCCTTGCATTACGACGCGGACTGGCAGGAGCGGCCGCTGTGGCTGCTCGCGGCGGGGACGGGGCTGGGGCCGTTATGGGGCATCCTGCGCGAGGCGTTGCGTCAGGGGCATCAGGGGGCGATCAAGGTGTTGCATGTGGCGCGTGATGACGAGGGGCATTACCTGGCCGAGGGGCTGCAGGCATTGGCGAGCCGTTATCCACAGGTAAAGGTGCAACAGGTGGTGGCGGATCGGGTAGAGGAGGCGTTGGCGGGGTTGCGTCCGGCGTCGCGACAGACCGTCGCGCTGCTGTGCGGCGCACCGGGGAGCGTGGAGCGGTTCGCGCGGTGGCTGTTCATAGCCGGGGTGCCGAGGAACCAGGTGTTTGCCGACGTGTTCACCGAGCACGCGTGA
- the pyk gene encoding pyruvate kinase, with amino-acid sequence MTIRRTKIVATLGPASNSPEVIEQLILAGLDVARLNFSHGTPDEHKARARLIRDIAAKNGRHVALLGDLQGPKIRIAKFSNKRIELKIGDKFTFSTAHPLTEGNQDIVGIDYPDLVKDCGVGDELLLDDGRVVMRVETATADALHCVVIIGGPLSDHKGINRKGGGLTAPALTEKDKADIKLAAEMDLDYLAVSFPRDASDMEYARKLRDEAGGTAWLVAKIERAEAVADDETLDSLIAASDAVMVARGDLGVEIGDAELIAIQKKIIQHARRNNKAVIVATQMMESMIQNPMPTRAEVSDVANAVLDNTDAVMLSAESAAGAYPIEAVQAMARVCQGAEKHPTSQKSSHRLHTTFERCDESIALAAMYTANHFPGVKAIIALTESGYTPLIMSRLRSHVPIYAMSPHRATQARASLFRGVYPIAFDPASLPAEKVSQAAVDELLKRGLVQQGDWVILTKGDSYHTIGGTNGMKILHVGDPLV; translated from the coding sequence ATGACCATCCGCCGTACCAAAATCGTCGCCACCCTTGGCCCCGCCAGCAATTCACCGGAAGTGATCGAACAACTGATCCTCGCCGGCCTGGACGTGGCACGCCTGAACTTCTCCCACGGCACTCCAGACGAGCACAAGGCCCGCGCCCGCCTGATCCGCGACATCGCCGCCAAGAATGGCCGCCACGTCGCACTGCTGGGCGACCTGCAGGGTCCCAAGATCCGCATCGCCAAATTCAGCAACAAGCGCATCGAATTGAAGATCGGTGACAAGTTCACCTTCTCCACCGCCCACCCGCTGACCGAAGGCAACCAGGACATCGTCGGTATCGACTACCCCGACCTGGTCAAGGACTGCGGCGTCGGCGACGAGCTGCTGCTCGACGACGGCCGCGTGGTCATGCGCGTCGAGACCGCCACCGCCGATGCCCTGCACTGCGTGGTGATCATCGGTGGCCCGCTGTCCGACCACAAAGGCATCAACCGCAAAGGTGGCGGCCTGACCGCCCCGGCCCTGACCGAAAAAGACAAGGCCGACATCAAGCTAGCCGCGGAAATGGACCTGGACTACCTGGCCGTCTCCTTCCCGCGTGACGCCAGCGACATGGAATACGCCCGCAAGCTGCGCGACGAAGCCGGCGGCACCGCCTGGCTGGTGGCCAAGATCGAGCGCGCCGAGGCCGTCGCCGACGACGAGACCCTGGACAGCCTGATCGCCGCCTCCGACGCGGTGATGGTCGCCCGTGGTGACCTGGGCGTGGAAATCGGCGACGCCGAGCTGATCGCCATCCAGAAGAAGATCATCCAGCACGCTCGCCGCAACAACAAGGCGGTGATCGTCGCGACCCAGATGATGGAGTCGATGATCCAGAACCCGATGCCGACCCGCGCCGAAGTATCCGACGTGGCCAACGCCGTACTGGACAACACCGACGCGGTGATGCTCTCCGCCGAGAGCGCCGCCGGCGCCTACCCGATCGAAGCGGTCCAGGCCATGGCTCGTGTCTGCCAGGGCGCCGAGAAGCACCCGACCAGCCAGAAGTCCAGCCATCGCCTGCACACCACCTTCGAGCGCTGCGACGAGAGCATCGCCCTGGCCGCGATGTACACCGCCAACCACTTCCCGGGCGTCAAGGCGATCATTGCGCTGACCGAGAGCGGCTACACCCCGCTGATCATGTCGCGCCTGCGTTCGCACGTACCGATCTACGCCATGTCGCCGCACCGCGCGACCCAGGCCCGTGCGTCGCTGTTCCGCGGCGTCTACCCGATCGCCTTCGACCCGGCCTCGCTGCCGGCCGAAAAGGTCAGCCAGGCAGCGGTCGACGAACTGCTCAAGCGCGGCCTGGTGCAACAGGGTGACTGGGTGATCCTGACCAAGGGCGACAGCTACCACACCATCGGTGGCACCAACGGCATGAAGATCCTGCACGTGGGTGATCCGCTGGTCTGA
- a CDS encoding PilZ domain-containing protein, producing MFIQRHIERHQLPCVLKVYNRFTDQQIGYLGNASEDGMMLISHLPVLVGPDFELQLRLPVAGGGVQFINLTASCLWCREDQTPGHYDAGFMLLQPPREYDDFVRALRNYFSFRPINASA from the coding sequence ATGTTTATCCAACGCCATATAGAACGCCACCAGTTGCCTTGTGTCCTCAAGGTCTACAACCGGTTCACCGACCAGCAGATCGGCTACCTGGGCAATGCCTCGGAAGACGGCATGATGTTGATCAGCCATCTGCCGGTGCTGGTGGGGCCGGATTTCGAATTGCAACTGCGCCTGCCGGTGGCCGGTGGCGGGGTGCAGTTCATCAATCTCACTGCCAGTTGCCTGTGGTGCCGTGAAGATCAGACACCCGGTCACTATGACGCCGGCTTCATGCTGTTGCAGCCGCCGCGGGAGTACGACGACTTCGTCCGAGCGCTGCGCAATTACTTCAGCTTTCGCCCCATCAACGCCTCCGCCTGA